One window from the genome of Planktothrix serta PCC 8927 encodes:
- a CDS encoding carbon dioxide-concentrating mechanism protein, with the protein MDANRQNSGYSEQSVQHEFRDMALGLVSTQSFPAIVGTADMMLKSAGVHLVGYEKIGGGHCTAIVRGKIAEVRLAVETGAQTAKQFGQLISTLVIPRPFPNLEIILPISSRLSHLTNGGASHRLSNQAVGLLETRGFPAMVGAADAMLKAADVRLMSYERIGAGLCTAIIRGPVSDVAMAVEAGMFEAERIGELNAVMVIPRPLEELDQTLPLASCWIEQRQPLRVPINVKEQEKEVIQIPDLQKVEIPIQEEYL; encoded by the coding sequence AAACAGACAAAATTCCGGTTATTCTGAACAGTCAGTTCAGCACGAGTTTAGAGATATGGCTCTGGGTTTAGTTTCGACTCAGAGCTTCCCGGCTATTGTGGGAACGGCTGATATGATGCTGAAGTCCGCCGGGGTTCATTTAGTCGGATATGAAAAAATTGGGGGTGGACATTGTACCGCCATTGTTCGGGGAAAAATTGCTGAAGTGCGTTTAGCGGTGGAAACTGGGGCGCAAACGGCTAAACAGTTTGGTCAACTGATCTCTACGTTAGTGATTCCTCGACCTTTCCCTAACCTGGAAATTATACTGCCGATTAGTTCCCGGTTATCCCACCTCACCAACGGGGGGGCGAGTCATCGTTTGAGTAATCAGGCGGTGGGTTTACTAGAAACGCGGGGATTTCCAGCAATGGTAGGGGCGGCGGATGCGATGTTGAAGGCGGCGGATGTCCGTCTGATGTCCTATGAACGGATTGGGGCGGGATTGTGTACGGCGATTATTCGGGGGCCCGTGTCCGATGTGGCGATGGCGGTTGAGGCGGGAATGTTTGAAGCCGAACGCATTGGCGAGTTAAACGCCGTGATGGTGATTCCGCGACCTTTGGAAGAGTTGGATCAAACTTTACCGTTAGCCAGTTGTTGGATAGAACAGCGTCAACCCTTGAGAGTTCCGATTAATGTTAAGGAACAGGAGAAAGAAGTGATTCAAATCCCGGATTTACAAAAAGTCGAAATTCCGATCCAAGAAGAATATTTATAG